One Mycolicibacter sp. MU0083 DNA window includes the following coding sequences:
- a CDS encoding TetR/AcrR family transcriptional regulator — MRRGDKQRQAIVQAVRELLEEKPFAELSVSTISDRAGVARSGFYFYFDSKYAVLAHILAEASQELEELTHFFAARGVDESPAAFAQRMVGSAAAVYAHNDPVMSACNLARNSDAEIRELLDAQIDAVIDQIVGVVNDEIEAGTAHPISDDIPALVRTLAATTAYMLSGDSAYLGSDGDVGRGVDVLEALWLTALWGGKAR; from the coding sequence ATGCGGCGAGGCGACAAGCAGCGCCAGGCGATTGTGCAGGCCGTACGCGAACTGCTGGAGGAAAAACCGTTCGCCGAACTGTCGGTCAGCACCATCAGCGACCGGGCCGGGGTGGCGCGCTCGGGGTTCTACTTCTACTTCGACTCCAAATACGCGGTGCTGGCGCACATCTTGGCCGAGGCGAGTCAGGAACTCGAAGAGCTCACCCATTTCTTCGCGGCGCGCGGCGTCGACGAATCCCCGGCAGCCTTCGCGCAGCGCATGGTCGGTAGCGCGGCCGCCGTCTACGCCCACAACGACCCGGTGATGTCGGCCTGCAACCTGGCCCGCAACAGCGACGCCGAGATCCGGGAGCTGCTCGACGCCCAGATCGACGCCGTGATCGACCAGATCGTCGGCGTGGTCAACGACGAGATCGAAGCGGGCACGGCACACCCCATCAGCGACGACATCCCGGCGCTGGTGCGGACGCTGGCCGCCACCACCGCCTACATGCTCTCCGGGGACAGCGCCTACCTGGGCTCCGACGGCGACGTGGGCCGCGGAGTGGATGTCCTCGAGGCGCTGTGGCTGACCGCGCTGTGGGGCGGCAAGGCCCGCTAG
- a CDS encoding homocitrate synthase: protein MAPTSFSDRFDTRLPRELRDLAAQLTWEGFVATYGRSAGPLSVGRWCCLDADRPATQLGLRGRTYQATIAIGDRSGTCTAAAHGPLAALTDMLYERGIPLEILGFHQLGCGNETATFIHGSDGRTAAWAVGFAPDAGRSAVEAVVTCVNRLLTSG from the coding sequence ATGGCTCCCACATCGTTTTCCGACCGGTTCGACACCCGACTCCCGCGCGAACTCCGCGATCTGGCCGCCCAGCTCACCTGGGAGGGCTTCGTGGCCACCTACGGACGCTCGGCGGGGCCGTTGAGCGTCGGGCGGTGGTGTTGCCTGGACGCCGACCGACCCGCGACGCAGCTGGGGCTACGGGGCCGGACCTACCAGGCGACCATCGCCATCGGTGACCGGTCCGGAACTTGCACCGCGGCGGCGCACGGCCCGTTGGCCGCGCTCACCGACATGCTGTACGAGCGTGGAATCCCATTGGAGATCCTGGGATTTCACCAGCTCGGCTGCGGTAACGAGACGGCGACGTTCATTCACGGATCCGACGGCCGCACCGCCGCCTGGGCGGTGGGCTTCGCGCCCGATGCCGGGCGATCGGCGGTGGAGGCCGTCGTCACCTGTGTCAACCGGCTGCTGACCTCGGGGTGA
- a CDS encoding cytochrome P450, with protein MTTISTPRYLLDQAKRRFTPTLNTIPGMGLLEKRLMSVDWPTKPLAIPPAGSDLKPVMGDSGLPLLGHIVEMFRQGPDFALHLYNTRGPVTFAEAPILPSIVALGPDATQTIFTNKNKDFSQKGWLPVIGPFFNRGLMMLEFDEHMAHRRIMQSAFTRPRLASYVEDIDRVASAIVADWPTDDGRFLVHPAMKELTLDVASVVFMGHQPGSDHALVTKVNRAFEQTTRAGGAIIRTAVPPFKWWQGLQGRKVLEEYFVERVKERRQADGTDILTVLCHTSDEDGNTFTDEDIVNHMIFLMMAAHDTTTSTVTTMIYHLAAHPEWQERAREESERLGDGLLDIESLEKLETLDLVMDESLRLVTPLPFNMRQAVRDTDLLGHFVPAGTNIVTWPGMNHWLPELYTNPRQFDPERFLEPRSEHKQHRYAWAPFGGGAHKCIGMVFGRLEIKTVLHRLLRQYRIELAHPGYQPRWDYAGMPIPMDGMPITLRRL; from the coding sequence GTGACCACCATCAGCACCCCGCGTTACCTGCTCGACCAGGCCAAACGCCGGTTCACTCCGACCTTGAACACCATCCCCGGGATGGGCCTGCTGGAAAAGCGCCTGATGAGCGTCGACTGGCCGACGAAGCCCCTGGCGATCCCGCCGGCGGGCAGCGACCTCAAACCCGTCATGGGCGACTCCGGCCTGCCGCTGTTGGGGCACATCGTCGAGATGTTCCGCCAGGGCCCGGACTTCGCGCTGCACCTGTACAACACCCGCGGTCCGGTCACCTTCGCCGAGGCCCCGATCCTGCCGTCGATCGTCGCCCTGGGCCCCGACGCCACCCAGACGATCTTCACCAACAAGAACAAGGACTTCTCCCAGAAGGGCTGGCTCCCGGTGATCGGGCCGTTCTTCAACCGCGGCCTGATGATGCTGGAGTTCGACGAGCACATGGCGCACCGGCGGATCATGCAGTCCGCGTTCACCCGGCCGCGGCTGGCCAGCTACGTCGAGGACATCGACCGGGTGGCGTCGGCGATCGTGGCCGACTGGCCCACCGACGACGGCCGCTTCCTGGTGCATCCGGCGATGAAGGAGCTGACTCTCGACGTCGCCTCGGTGGTGTTCATGGGCCACCAGCCGGGCAGTGACCACGCCCTGGTCACCAAGGTCAACCGCGCCTTCGAGCAGACCACCCGGGCCGGCGGCGCGATCATCCGGACCGCGGTGCCGCCGTTCAAGTGGTGGCAGGGCCTGCAGGGCCGCAAGGTGCTCGAGGAGTACTTCGTCGAGCGGGTCAAGGAGCGCCGTCAGGCCGACGGCACCGACATCCTGACCGTGCTGTGCCACACCTCCGACGAGGACGGCAACACCTTCACCGACGAAGACATCGTCAACCACATGATCTTCTTGATGATGGCCGCCCACGACACCACCACGTCGACGGTGACCACGATGATCTACCACCTGGCCGCCCACCCGGAGTGGCAGGAGCGGGCCCGCGAGGAGTCCGAACGGCTCGGCGACGGACTGCTGGACATCGAGTCGCTGGAGAAGCTCGAGACGCTCGACCTGGTGATGGACGAGTCGCTGCGACTGGTGACCCCGCTGCCGTTCAACATGCGTCAGGCCGTGCGCGACACCGACCTGCTGGGCCATTTCGTGCCGGCGGGCACCAACATCGTCACCTGGCCGGGGATGAACCACTGGCTGCCCGAGCTCTACACCAACCCGCGGCAGTTCGACCCGGAACGATTCCTCGAGCCGCGCTCCGAGCACAAGCAGCACCGCTACGCCTGGGCGCCGTTCGGCGGCGGCGCGCACAAGTGCATCGGGATGGTGTTCGGCCGCCTGGAGATCAAGACCGTGCTGCACCGACTGCTGCGCCAGTACCGGATCGAACTGGCACACCCCGGCTACCAGCCGCGCTGGGACTACGCCGGCATGCCGATCCCGATGGACGGCATGCCCATCACCCTGCGCCGGCTCTAG
- a CDS encoding AAA family ATPase, with translation MLSTLAVRGYRSLREVVLPLHPLTVITGANGTGKTSLYRSLRLLADCGRGEVVGSLAREGGLESVLWAGPEQLGAARRGGTEQGTRRTRPVSLELGFASDDFGYCVDLGLPQSPGVNSAFAHDPEIKREAVFAGPVPRRGATLVSRTRAHAEAHTDSGVEELSRSLPTHRSVLAEFAHPGMHPELAAVRDRLRDWRFYDGFRVDAAAPVRRPQVGTRTPVLAADGVDLAAAVQTIIESGDGELDRAVAGAFDGATLSVGVDDGMFDLQLHQRGMLRPLRTAELSDGTLRFLLWAAALLSPQPPSLMVLNEPETSLHPDLVTPLAELIRAAAARTQVVVVTHVRTMPELLGAVPVAEADRHDTAEIEVYKDFGETRVTGLGLLNTPAWDWGGR, from the coding sequence ATGCTCTCGACGCTGGCGGTACGCGGATACCGCTCGCTTCGCGAGGTGGTCCTGCCACTGCACCCGCTCACCGTCATCACCGGCGCGAACGGGACCGGCAAGACCTCGCTGTACCGGTCGCTGCGACTGCTCGCGGACTGCGGCCGGGGTGAGGTGGTCGGTTCGCTGGCCCGCGAGGGCGGCCTGGAGTCGGTGCTGTGGGCCGGTCCCGAGCAACTCGGTGCGGCCCGCCGCGGCGGAACCGAACAGGGCACCCGCAGGACGCGGCCGGTCTCCCTGGAGTTGGGTTTCGCCTCCGATGACTTCGGCTATTGCGTCGATCTGGGCCTGCCGCAGTCCCCGGGCGTGAACTCGGCGTTCGCCCACGATCCGGAGATCAAGCGGGAAGCCGTGTTCGCCGGACCGGTGCCGCGCCGCGGGGCCACGTTGGTCAGCCGCACCCGGGCTCACGCCGAGGCCCACACCGACTCCGGTGTCGAGGAACTGTCCCGGTCGCTGCCCACCCACCGCAGCGTGCTCGCCGAGTTCGCCCACCCCGGCATGCATCCGGAGCTGGCCGCGGTGCGGGATCGGTTGCGGGACTGGCGTTTCTACGACGGATTCCGGGTGGACGCCGCAGCACCGGTGCGTCGGCCGCAGGTGGGCACCCGCACACCGGTGCTGGCGGCCGACGGGGTCGACCTGGCCGCGGCGGTGCAGACCATCATCGAGTCCGGTGACGGCGAACTGGACCGGGCGGTCGCGGGCGCGTTCGACGGCGCGACGTTGTCGGTCGGCGTCGACGACGGGATGTTCGATCTGCAGCTGCACCAGCGTGGCATGTTGCGCCCGTTGCGCACCGCCGAATTATCCGATGGCACACTGCGTTTCCTACTGTGGGCGGCAGCCCTGCTGAGCCCGCAGCCGCCGTCGCTGATGGTGCTCAACGAACCGGAGACCTCCCTGCATCCCGACCTGGTGACGCCGCTGGCCGAGCTGATCCGGGCAGCCGCCGCCCGGACTCAAGTCGTGGTGGTGACCCACGTGCGCACCATGCCGGAGCTTCTCGGGGCGGTGCCCGTCGCCGAAGCCGACCGCCACGACACCGCCGAGATCGAGGTCTACAAGGACTTCGGCGAGACGCGGGTCACCGGGCTGGGACTGCTCAACACCCCGGCGTGGGACTGGGGCGGCCGGTGA
- a CDS encoding SDR family oxidoreductase translates to MTRHAQYYRGKRCFITGAASGIGRATALRLAEHGAELYLTDRNAEGLAETVADARALGALVPESRAVDIADYDDVAAFAADIHARHDAMDVVMNIAGVSAWGTVDRLTHEQWNKMVSINLMGPIHVIESFLPQMVAAGRGGHLVNVSSAAGIVALPWHAAYSASKYGLRGVSEVLRFDLARHRIGVSVVVPGAVKTPLVNTVEIAGVDRDDPQVERWVGRFAGHAVTPEKAADKILSGVARNRYLVYTSGDIRALYAFKRLAWLPYSVAMRQVNVLFSRALRPSRESLRGS, encoded by the coding sequence ATGACACGCCACGCGCAGTACTACCGCGGCAAGCGGTGCTTCATCACCGGTGCGGCCAGCGGAATCGGCCGGGCCACGGCGTTACGGCTCGCCGAGCACGGTGCCGAGCTGTACCTGACCGACCGTAACGCCGAGGGGCTGGCCGAAACCGTCGCCGACGCCCGGGCCCTCGGCGCCCTGGTGCCCGAGTCGCGGGCCGTCGACATCGCCGACTACGACGACGTCGCGGCATTCGCCGCCGACATCCATGCCCGTCACGACGCGATGGACGTGGTGATGAACATCGCCGGGGTGTCGGCATGGGGGACCGTCGACCGGTTGACCCATGAGCAGTGGAACAAGATGGTCTCGATCAACCTGATGGGGCCGATCCACGTCATCGAGTCGTTCCTGCCGCAGATGGTGGCCGCCGGCCGGGGCGGGCATCTGGTCAACGTGTCCTCGGCGGCCGGAATCGTCGCACTGCCCTGGCATGCGGCCTACTCCGCCAGCAAGTACGGCTTGCGCGGAGTGTCGGAGGTGCTGCGGTTCGACTTGGCCCGGCATCGCATCGGGGTATCGGTGGTGGTGCCCGGCGCGGTCAAGACCCCCCTGGTCAATACCGTCGAGATCGCCGGGGTGGACCGCGACGATCCCCAGGTGGAGCGCTGGGTAGGCCGGTTCGCGGGCCACGCGGTGACACCGGAGAAGGCGGCGGACAAGATCCTGTCGGGGGTGGCCCGCAACCGCTACCTGGTCTACACCTCCGGTGACATCCGGGCGCTGTACGCGTTCAAGCGGCTGGCATGGCTGCCCTACAGCGTGGCCATGCGTCAGGTCAACGTGTTGTTCAGCCGCGCCCTGCGGCCGTCGCGGGAGTCGCTGCGCGGTTCCTGA
- a CDS encoding SDR family NAD(P)-dependent oxidoreductase: MDINGKKVIIVGGASGMGRASAELLAAGGADVAVLDREGSEGKEVAAGFGGAFYPVDITDFEATEKTLAAAVEALGGLHVIVTTAGGGIAKRTLSKSGPHDLESFRAVVDLNLVATFNISRLAAAHMSTNEPEDEERGVIINTASIAAFEGQIGQVAYTAAKAGVAGMALTMARDLGSVGIRVLAIAPSLFATGLTKGIPEEFASALTKDAAFPKRLGRPEEFAKLVAAVVDNPMLNGQCLRLDAGQRFAPK, encoded by the coding sequence ATGGACATCAACGGCAAGAAGGTCATCATCGTCGGCGGCGCTTCCGGGATGGGCCGCGCCTCGGCGGAGCTGCTGGCCGCGGGGGGAGCGGACGTCGCGGTGCTCGACCGGGAGGGCTCGGAGGGCAAAGAGGTGGCCGCCGGCTTCGGCGGGGCCTTCTACCCGGTGGACATCACCGACTTCGAGGCCACCGAGAAGACCCTCGCCGCAGCGGTCGAGGCCCTCGGCGGTCTGCACGTCATCGTCACCACCGCCGGCGGCGGCATCGCCAAGCGGACGCTGTCGAAGTCCGGCCCGCACGACCTGGAGTCCTTCCGGGCGGTGGTGGACCTCAACCTGGTCGCCACCTTCAACATCAGCCGGCTGGCCGCCGCACACATGAGCACCAACGAGCCCGAGGACGAGGAGCGCGGCGTCATCATCAACACCGCGTCGATCGCGGCGTTCGAGGGCCAGATCGGGCAGGTCGCCTACACCGCGGCCAAGGCCGGTGTCGCCGGCATGGCCCTGACCATGGCCCGCGACCTGGGATCGGTGGGCATCCGGGTGCTCGCGATCGCGCCGAGCCTGTTCGCCACCGGACTGACCAAGGGCATCCCGGAGGAGTTCGCCAGCGCCCTGACCAAGGACGCGGCGTTCCCGAAGCGGCTCGGTCGCCCCGAGGAGTTCGCCAAGCTGGTCGCCGCCGTCGTCGACAACCCGATGCTCAACGGCCAGTGCCTGCGACTCGACGCCGGGCAGCGATTCGCACCCAAGTAG
- a CDS encoding cytochrome P450 has protein sequence MTTISTPRYLMDQAKRRFTPSFNNFPGMAALEKRLLNMEFPEKKLADPPPGSGLKPVLGDAGLPILGHMIEMMRGGPDYLMHMYHTQGPVLFGDSPVLPAVAALGPDATQIIYANRNKDYSQQGWVPVIGPFFHRGLMLLDFEEHMFHRRIMQEAFVRPRLVGYVEQIDRVASQVVADDWVTDDPRFLLYPAMKELTLDIAALVFMGHEPGTDHELVTKVNKAFTTTTRAGNALIRTSVPPFTWWRGLKARELLENYFTARVREHRGKQGNDLLTALCYAQDEDGNSFSDTDIVNHMIFLMMAAHDTSTSTATSMVYNLAGNPDWQQRCRDESDRLGDGPLDIESLEKLESLDLVMDESIRLVTPVQWAMRQTVRDTDLLGYYIPKGTNVIAYPGVNHRLPELWTDPMKFDPDRFTEPRNEHKQHRYAFNPFGGGAHKCIGMTFGRLEVKAILHRLLRRYRLELPHPGYQTRWDYGGMPIPMDGMPIVLRPL, from the coding sequence GTGACAACGATCAGCACCCCGCGTTATCTGATGGACCAGGCCAAACGCCGGTTCACCCCGTCGTTCAACAACTTCCCCGGAATGGCGGCGCTGGAGAAGCGCCTGTTGAACATGGAGTTTCCCGAGAAGAAGCTCGCCGATCCGCCTCCGGGCAGTGGCCTCAAGCCGGTCCTCGGCGACGCGGGGCTGCCGATCCTGGGGCACATGATCGAGATGATGCGCGGCGGGCCGGACTACCTGATGCACATGTACCACACCCAGGGGCCGGTGCTGTTCGGTGATTCGCCCGTGCTGCCCGCCGTCGCGGCGCTGGGTCCCGACGCCACCCAGATCATCTACGCCAACCGCAACAAGGACTACTCGCAGCAGGGTTGGGTCCCGGTGATCGGGCCGTTCTTCCACCGCGGTCTAATGCTGCTGGACTTCGAGGAACACATGTTCCATCGGCGGATCATGCAGGAGGCGTTCGTCCGGCCCCGCCTGGTCGGCTACGTCGAGCAGATCGACCGGGTCGCCTCCCAGGTGGTCGCCGACGACTGGGTGACCGACGACCCGCGGTTCCTGCTCTACCCCGCGATGAAGGAGCTGACCCTCGACATCGCCGCACTGGTGTTCATGGGGCATGAACCCGGTACCGATCACGAGCTGGTCACCAAGGTCAACAAGGCGTTCACCACCACGACCCGGGCCGGCAACGCTCTGATCCGCACCAGTGTGCCGCCCTTCACCTGGTGGCGCGGCCTCAAGGCACGCGAGCTGCTGGAGAACTACTTCACCGCCCGGGTCCGCGAGCACCGCGGCAAGCAGGGCAACGACCTGCTCACCGCCCTGTGCTACGCCCAGGACGAGGACGGCAACAGCTTCTCCGACACCGACATCGTCAACCACATGATCTTCTTGATGATGGCCGCCCACGACACGTCGACGTCGACGGCCACGTCGATGGTCTACAACCTCGCCGGCAACCCGGACTGGCAACAGCGCTGCCGCGACGAATCGGATCGGCTGGGCGACGGGCCCCTCGACATCGAATCGCTGGAGAAGCTGGAGTCGCTCGATCTGGTGATGGACGAGTCGATCCGCCTGGTGACGCCGGTGCAGTGGGCGATGCGCCAGACCGTGCGCGACACCGATCTGCTGGGCTATTACATCCCCAAGGGCACCAACGTCATCGCCTACCCCGGGGTGAACCACCGGCTACCCGAACTGTGGACCGATCCGATGAAATTCGACCCCGACCGGTTCACCGAACCACGCAACGAACACAAGCAGCACCGCTACGCGTTCAATCCGTTCGGCGGCGGCGCGCACAAGTGCATCGGCATGACGTTCGGCCGCCTCGAGGTCAAGGCGATCCTGCACCGGCTGCTGCGCCGGTATCGGCTGGAATTGCCGCACCCGGGCTATCAGACCCGCTGGGACTACGGCGGCATGCCCATCCCGATGGACGGGATGCCGATCGTGCTACGCCCGCTGTGA
- the poxB gene encoding ubiquinone-dependent pyruvate dehydrogenase, with the protein MTTVADHVIASLKRSGVDRMFGIPGDSLNGLTDAIRRAGDFGWEQVRHEETAAFAAAAEAALTGRLAVCAGSCGPGNLHLINGLFDAQRSRVPVLAIAAHIPLAEIGSDYFQETHPQNLFCECSVYCELVSTPEQAPRILEIAMRAAVEDNGVAVVVVPGEIFGHRLDDTGWGRRPILPTASVCHPAGHALRAAADILNAGTRITILAGAGVAGAHDRVIDVARTLQAPIVHALRGKEHIEYDNPYDVGMTGLLGFASGYKAIGEADVLLMLGTDFPYQQFYPEHARIIQVDIRGANLGRRTPIDVGLRGTVADTVAALAPLLTRKNDSSHLERSLKHYRKTRKRLDTLATNDRDRTPIRPEYVAAMADRLAADDAVFTVDVGSPVVWAARYLSMNGRRRLIGSFNHGTMACALPHAIGAQSADRDRQVIAFAGDGGLAMLFGELLTLTQNRLPVKVIVFNNSSLNFVELEMKAAGIVNFGTELANPDFGAVATALGIFGRRVERPGDLEAALSDALAYDGPAVVDVVTARQELSIPPAITAEQAKGFSLYAIRTILAGRGDELLDLVSTNVARRILS; encoded by the coding sequence ATGACCACCGTCGCCGACCATGTCATCGCCAGCCTCAAGCGCAGCGGTGTGGATCGCATGTTCGGAATACCCGGTGACAGCCTCAACGGGTTGACCGACGCGATCCGGCGGGCCGGCGACTTCGGTTGGGAACAGGTGCGCCACGAGGAGACCGCGGCATTTGCCGCGGCTGCGGAGGCGGCTCTGACCGGTCGCCTGGCGGTGTGCGCGGGAAGCTGCGGGCCGGGCAATCTGCACCTGATCAACGGGTTGTTCGACGCGCAGCGCAGCCGGGTGCCGGTGCTGGCCATCGCCGCCCACATCCCACTGGCGGAGATCGGTTCGGATTACTTCCAGGAGACCCATCCGCAGAATCTGTTTTGCGAGTGCAGCGTCTACTGCGAGTTGGTCAGCACGCCGGAGCAGGCGCCGCGCATCCTGGAGATAGCGATGCGGGCCGCGGTGGAAGACAACGGTGTCGCCGTCGTGGTCGTGCCCGGTGAGATCTTCGGACACCGGCTCGACGACACCGGCTGGGGCCGGCGGCCGATCCTGCCCACCGCCTCGGTGTGCCACCCCGCCGGGCATGCGCTGCGGGCGGCTGCGGACATCCTCAACGCCGGCACCAGGATCACCATCCTGGCCGGCGCGGGGGTGGCCGGTGCCCACGACCGGGTCATCGACGTGGCGCGCACGCTGCAAGCCCCGATCGTGCACGCGTTGCGCGGCAAAGAACACATCGAGTACGACAACCCCTACGACGTGGGTATGACGGGGCTGCTCGGCTTCGCCTCGGGTTACAAGGCGATCGGGGAAGCCGACGTGCTGCTGATGCTCGGCACCGATTTCCCCTACCAGCAGTTCTATCCCGAGCACGCGCGGATCATCCAGGTCGACATCCGTGGCGCGAACCTGGGCCGGCGCACGCCGATCGATGTCGGCCTGCGGGGCACGGTCGCCGACACCGTCGCCGCCCTGGCACCCCTGCTGACGCGCAAGAACGACAGCTCTCACCTGGAACGGTCGTTGAAGCACTACCGCAAGACCCGCAAACGCCTGGATACGCTGGCGACCAATGATCGGGACCGGACTCCGATTCGTCCCGAATACGTTGCGGCGATGGCTGATCGGTTGGCCGCTGACGACGCGGTGTTCACCGTCGACGTGGGGTCTCCGGTGGTGTGGGCGGCACGTTACCTCAGCATGAACGGACGACGACGGCTGATCGGATCGTTCAACCACGGCACGATGGCATGCGCTCTGCCGCACGCGATCGGCGCCCAGAGCGCCGACCGGGACAGGCAGGTGATCGCGTTCGCCGGTGACGGGGGATTGGCGATGCTGTTCGGCGAGCTGCTCACGCTGACGCAGAACCGCCTGCCGGTCAAGGTGATCGTGTTCAACAATTCCTCGCTGAACTTCGTCGAACTGGAGATGAAGGCCGCCGGGATCGTCAACTTCGGCACCGAGCTGGCCAACCCCGACTTCGGCGCCGTGGCCACGGCCCTGGGCATCTTCGGGCGCCGGGTGGAACGGCCCGGCGACCTGGAAGCCGCGCTGAGCGATGCGTTGGCCTACGACGGTCCGGCCGTCGTCGATGTCGTCACCGCCCGCCAGGAACTCTCGATCCCGCCGGCGATCACCGCCGAGCAGGCCAAGGGGTTCTCGCTCTACGCGATCCGGACGATCCTCGCCGGCCGTGGTGACGAACTGCTCGACCTGGTCAGTACCAACGTGGCCCGCCGTATCTTGAGTTGA
- a CDS encoding acyl-CoA dehydrogenase, protein MGIGVTDDHRELAEVARGFLTAQNARSAARALLDAAEETRPPFWGELAALGWLGLHIDEQYGGSGFGLPELVVVTEELGRAVAPGPFVPTVIASAVIAAAGSPEQQARLLPGLIDGSVTAGVGLAGDVALDGGVASGAAGIVLGAGLADVLLVAAGEDVLVIERDRAGVDVDVPANLDPTRRSGRVTLTGVGISADDILAGARESALARARVVLAAEAVGGAADCTDTAVEYAKVREQFGRTIATFQAIKHHCANMLVAAESATAAVWDAARADGEDEFAFRLAAAVAATLAFPAHVRNAELNIQVHGGIGYTWEHDAHLQLRRALTVQALFGGDAPALSVYESAAAGITRANSLDLPPEAEELRKTIHADAAEIAALSGGDQLDRLIATGYVMPHWPKPWGRAADAVEQLVIEQEFSAAGVQRPDYSITGWVILTLIQQGTDWQIERFVEKALRQEEIWCQLFSEPGAGSDAAAVKTRATRVDGGWKIDGQKVWTSGAHLCRRGLATVRTDFDVPKHAGITMVIIDMEAPGVEVRPLRQITGGSEFNEVFFNDVFVPDEDVVGEINEGWKVARATLGNERVSIGGGGSFTAGVDQQLIALAQQGRHGVADASARIGRFVADEHALRLLNLRRVARSIAGAGPGPEGNVTKLKLAEHMGDGAAIGAALLGPDVALDDGPGALAGRMVMGARGIAIAGGTSEVTRNQIAERILGMPRDPLIK, encoded by the coding sequence ATGGGCATCGGAGTCACCGACGACCACCGCGAACTCGCCGAGGTGGCCCGCGGCTTTCTGACCGCACAGAACGCCCGCTCAGCGGCCCGTGCGCTGTTGGACGCGGCCGAGGAGACCCGGCCACCGTTCTGGGGCGAACTGGCCGCATTGGGCTGGCTGGGCCTGCATATCGACGAGCAGTACGGCGGCTCGGGCTTCGGGCTGCCGGAGCTGGTGGTGGTCACCGAGGAACTGGGCCGGGCGGTGGCGCCCGGGCCGTTCGTACCCACCGTCATCGCCTCGGCGGTGATCGCCGCCGCCGGCAGCCCGGAGCAGCAGGCCCGCCTGCTGCCCGGGCTGATCGACGGCTCGGTCACCGCCGGAGTGGGGCTGGCCGGTGACGTCGCCCTCGACGGCGGCGTGGCCTCCGGTGCCGCCGGAATCGTGCTGGGCGCGGGCCTGGCCGACGTCCTACTGGTGGCTGCCGGCGAGGACGTGTTGGTGATCGAGCGGGATCGGGCCGGCGTCGACGTCGACGTACCGGCCAACCTCGATCCGACCCGGCGGTCCGGGCGGGTGACGCTGACCGGTGTCGGCATCAGTGCCGACGACATCCTGGCGGGTGCCCGCGAGTCGGCCCTGGCTCGCGCCCGGGTGGTGCTGGCCGCCGAAGCGGTCGGCGGCGCGGCGGACTGCACCGATACCGCGGTCGAGTACGCGAAGGTCCGCGAACAGTTCGGCCGGACCATCGCCACGTTCCAGGCGATCAAGCACCACTGCGCGAACATGCTGGTGGCGGCCGAATCGGCCACCGCTGCGGTCTGGGATGCCGCCCGCGCCGACGGCGAAGACGAGTTCGCCTTCCGGCTGGCAGCCGCGGTGGCCGCCACCCTGGCCTTCCCCGCCCATGTGCGCAACGCCGAGCTCAACATCCAGGTGCACGGCGGTATCGGCTACACCTGGGAGCACGACGCCCACCTGCAACTGCGTCGGGCCCTGACCGTGCAGGCGCTGTTCGGCGGCGACGCGCCGGCGCTGTCGGTCTACGAGAGCGCCGCGGCCGGCATCACCCGCGCCAACAGCCTGGACCTACCGCCCGAGGCCGAGGAGCTGCGGAAGACCATTCACGCCGATGCGGCCGAGATCGCGGCGCTGTCCGGTGGTGACCAGCTCGACCGGCTGATCGCCACCGGGTATGTGATGCCGCACTGGCCCAAACCGTGGGGCCGAGCCGCCGACGCGGTGGAGCAGTTGGTGATCGAGCAGGAGTTCAGCGCCGCCGGAGTCCAGCGGCCTGACTACTCGATCACCGGCTGGGTGATCCTGACCCTGATTCAGCAGGGCACCGACTGGCAGATCGAGCGGTTCGTGGAGAAGGCACTGCGCCAGGAGGAGATCTGGTGCCAGCTGTTCTCCGAGCCCGGCGCGGGCTCCGATGCCGCCGCGGTCAAGACCAGGGCCACCCGGGTCGACGGCGGCTGGAAGATCGACGGGCAGAAGGTGTGGACCTCGGGTGCACACCTGTGCCGGCGCGGTCTGGCCACGGTGCGCACCGACTTCGACGTGCCCAAGCACGCCGGCATCACGATGGTGATCATCGACATGGAGGCCCCCGGGGTCGAGGTGCGGCCGCTGCGTCAGATCACCGGCGGATCGGAGTTCAACGAGGTGTTCTTCAACGACGTCTTCGTGCCCGATGAGGACGTCGTCGGCGAGATCAACGAAGGCTGGAAGGTGGCCCGGGCGACGCTGGGCAACGAGCGGGTCAGCATCGGCGGCGGGGGCTCCTTCACCGCCGGGGTGGACCAGCAGTTGATCGCGCTGGCCCAGCAGGGCCGCCACGGCGTGGCCGACGCCTCGGCGCGGATCGGCCGCTTCGTCGCCGACGAGCACGCGTTGCGGCTGCTGAACCTGCGCCGGGTGGCACGCAGCATCGCCGGCGCCGGTCCCGGGCCGGAGGGCAACGTCACCAAGCTCAAGCTCGCCGAGCACATGGGCGACGGCGCGGCCATCGGTGCCGCCCTGCTGGGCCCCGATGTCGCCCTGGACGACGGGCCGGGCGCGCTGGCCGGCCGGATGGTGATGGGCGCGCGCGGCATCGCGATCGCCGGGGGCACCTCCGAGGTCACCCGCAACCAGATCGCCGAGCGGATTCTGGGGATGCCGCGCGATCCGCTGATCAAGTAG